A single Vicinamibacteria bacterium DNA region contains:
- a CDS encoding serine/threonine protein kinase — MGVAGAEALLNLIRQKQDLQGYRERHWAGGFSEYIEIVISNPRVARNSYQRLYDMILSYGVVEYTRHHEKHIHYRIFDDPIDSGRDAVFGLDAPLMRLVNNVKSAAYGYGTEKRILLLHGPVGSSKSTIARLLKKGTEVYSNQKEGALYTYGWRTDPASINPEAVQWCPMHEDPLHLIPLETQEAVYTEVNRRLGAKDYRIGPTGNLCPFCRKIYQDLMTSYDGNWDRATRHVVVRRLILSEKDRVGIGTFQPKDEKNQDSTELTGDLNYRKIAEYGSDTDPRAFNFDGELNIANRGIIEFIEILKLDVAFLYDLLGASQEHKIKPKKFPQTDIDEVILGHSVSGEEPVPYRFRGAIGWATMADLYGQLHGNCAGLEVLAHDFEDGGTRWTPVRSLLRHRFTGEMLTTDQKWGVVETTPNHSIYGRGGTTFYPEERGEIMAARTLLGFAPERALLMDALAGVPGFVRSDVRVTVGGPLTRPCGPRWARSLPRHATEVQAVYHTARDAATLKDLITVLVWYATEGHVDGGNGGIVISQADRQELMRVRAAFARISSAGGSIDSGAKSDSAWRLTLGSPAIAALAKHHCGEGSENKRLPDFLFDLPDEFLGHAFEELMRTDGRRRLSREARRTASPAYRARLFEYKTVSRMLAAQVGTLASLLGHDYRVHRHHRPGHEPAYRIRFASGEGRMGGRPRTFQARLHRRAVFGEWVYDIECEGLHNFVCGVGNVVCHNTNEPEYRKLQNNELMEAFRDRTVKIDIPYNTVWKEEVKIYSRDFNERQITGKHIAPHTIEMSAIWAVLTRLEEPKKAQITLIQKMKLYGGKTLPGFTEDNIKEFHEESPREGMDGISPRYIQDKISNALVRDDTGTCVNPFMVLNELEAGLSHHSLITREEIRKRYRELLSMVKQEYEDVVKNEVQKAISADEEAIARLCGNYVDNIKAYTFHEKVRNKFTGQEDDPDERLMRSIEEKIDISESRKDDFRREIMNYIAALALEGKQFDYKTNERLQKALELKLFEDQKDSIKLTSLVSSVVDRDTQEKIDIVKGRLIKNYGYCDVCATDVLNYVASIFARGDTKQR, encoded by the coding sequence ATGGGAGTCGCCGGGGCGGAAGCACTCCTGAACCTCATCCGGCAGAAGCAGGACCTCCAGGGCTACCGGGAACGTCACTGGGCGGGCGGGTTCTCCGAATACATCGAGATCGTGATCTCGAATCCCCGGGTGGCCCGCAACAGCTACCAGCGGCTCTACGACATGATCCTGTCCTACGGGGTCGTCGAGTACACCCGTCACCACGAGAAGCACATCCACTACCGGATCTTCGACGACCCCATCGACAGCGGACGGGACGCGGTCTTCGGACTGGATGCCCCCCTCATGCGCCTGGTCAACAACGTGAAATCGGCGGCCTACGGCTACGGCACGGAGAAGCGAATCCTGCTCCTGCACGGGCCGGTCGGCTCCTCCAAGTCCACCATCGCCCGCCTCCTCAAGAAGGGGACCGAGGTCTACTCGAACCAGAAGGAGGGGGCGCTCTACACCTACGGCTGGAGGACGGACCCCGCGTCCATCAACCCCGAGGCCGTGCAGTGGTGCCCCATGCACGAGGACCCCCTGCACCTCATCCCCCTCGAGACCCAGGAGGCGGTCTACACCGAGGTGAACCGGCGGCTGGGCGCCAAGGACTACCGGATCGGGCCCACGGGCAACCTCTGCCCCTTCTGCCGCAAGATCTACCAGGACCTGATGACGAGCTACGACGGCAACTGGGACCGGGCCACGCGCCACGTGGTGGTGCGGCGGCTCATCCTCTCCGAGAAGGACCGGGTGGGCATCGGCACCTTCCAGCCAAAGGACGAGAAGAACCAGGACTCCACCGAGCTCACGGGCGACCTCAACTACCGCAAGATCGCGGAGTACGGCTCCGACACCGACCCCCGGGCCTTCAACTTCGACGGGGAGCTGAACATCGCCAACCGCGGGATCATCGAGTTCATCGAGATCCTCAAGCTCGACGTGGCCTTCCTCTACGACCTCCTGGGCGCCTCCCAGGAGCACAAGATCAAGCCCAAGAAGTTTCCCCAGACCGACATCGACGAGGTGATCCTCGGGCACAGCGTGTCCGGAGAGGAGCCGGTGCCCTACCGCTTCCGGGGCGCGATCGGCTGGGCCACCATGGCCGACCTCTACGGCCAGCTGCACGGGAACTGCGCGGGGCTCGAGGTCCTGGCCCACGATTTCGAGGATGGGGGGACGCGCTGGACCCCCGTGCGGTCCCTCCTTCGCCACCGCTTCACGGGGGAGATGCTGACCACGGACCAGAAGTGGGGGGTGGTCGAGACCACGCCGAACCACTCGATCTACGGCCGGGGGGGAACGACATTCTATCCGGAGGAGCGGGGCGAGATCATGGCGGCGCGGACCCTGCTCGGCTTCGCCCCCGAGCGCGCTCTCTTGATGGACGCCCTGGCCGGTGTGCCCGGGTTCGTGCGTTCCGATGTCCGCGTCACGGTCGGCGGCCCCCTGACGCGGCCCTGCGGTCCGCGGTGGGCGCGGAGCCTCCCGCGGCACGCGACCGAGGTCCAAGCGGTCTACCACACCGCGCGGGACGCCGCCACCCTCAAGGACCTGATCACGGTCCTCGTGTGGTATGCGACGGAGGGGCATGTCGACGGCGGAAACGGCGGCATCGTGATCAGCCAAGCCGACCGCCAGGAGCTCATGCGGGTGCGGGCGGCGTTCGCCCGGATCAGCAGCGCCGGCGGCTCGATCGATTCCGGCGCCAAGTCCGACTCCGCCTGGCGGCTCACCCTCGGCTCGCCGGCCATCGCCGCCCTGGCCAAGCATCACTGCGGGGAAGGGTCGGAGAACAAGCGGCTGCCGGACTTCCTGTTCGACCTCCCCGACGAGTTTCTGGGCCACGCCTTCGAAGAGCTGATGCGGACCGACGGCCGGCGCCGGCTCTCGCGGGAAGCGAGGAGAACCGCCTCTCCCGCCTACCGCGCCCGCCTCTTCGAATACAAGACGGTCTCGCGCATGCTGGCCGCCCAGGTGGGAACCCTGGCCAGCCTCCTCGGGCATGACTACCGCGTTCATCGTCACCACCGGCCCGGGCACGAGCCGGCTTACCGCATCCGCTTCGCCTCCGGCGAAGGCCGCATGGGAGGCCGCCCCCGTACCTTCCAGGCCCGGCTCCACCGGCGGGCCGTCTTCGGCGAATGGGTCTACGACATCGAGTGCGAGGGGCTTCACAACTTTGTCTGCGGGGTCGGCAACGTGGTCTGCCACAACACCAACGAGCCGGAATACCGCAAGCTCCAGAACAACGAGCTCATGGAGGCCTTCCGGGACCGCACGGTCAAGATCGACATCCCCTACAACACGGTGTGGAAGGAGGAGGTCAAGATCTACAGCCGGGACTTCAACGAGCGCCAGATCACGGGCAAGCACATCGCTCCCCACACCATCGAGATGTCGGCCATCTGGGCGGTGCTGACCCGGCTGGAGGAGCCCAAGAAGGCCCAGATCACCCTCATCCAGAAGATGAAGCTATACGGGGGCAAGACCCTGCCCGGCTTCACGGAGGACAACATCAAGGAGTTCCATGAGGAGTCCCCCCGGGAAGGCATGGACGGGATCAGTCCCCGCTACATCCAGGACAAGATCTCCAACGCCCTCGTGCGCGACGACACCGGCACCTGCGTGAACCCCTTCATGGTCCTGAACGAGCTGGAGGCCGGCCTCTCCCACCACAGCCTCATCACCCGGGAGGAGATCCGCAAGCGCTACCGCGAGCTGCTCTCCATGGTCAAGCAGGAGTACGAGGACGTGGTGAAGAACGAGGTGCAGAAGGCCATCTCCGCGGACGAGGAGGCCATCGCCCGCCTCTGCGGGAACTACGTGGACAACATCAAGGCCTACACCTTCCACGAGAAGGTGCGGAACAAGTTCACGGGGCAGGAGGACGACCCCGACGAACGGCTCATGCGCTCGATCGAGGAGAAGATCGACATCTCGGAGAGCCGCAAGGACGACTTCCGACGCGAGATCATGAACTACATCGCGGCCCTGGCCCTGGAAGGAAAGCAGTTCGACTACAAGACCAACGAACGCCTGCAGAAGGCTCTGGAGCTGAAGCTCTTCGAGGACCAGAAGGACTCCATAAAGCTGACCAGCCTGGTCTCGAGCGTGGTGGACCGGGACACCCAGGAGAAGATCGACATCGTGAAGGGCCGTCTCATCAAGAACTACGGCTATTGCGACGTCTGCGCGACCGACGTCCTGAACTACGTGGCCTCGATCTTCGCCCGGGGGGACACCAAACAGCGGTGA
- a CDS encoding cysteine dioxygenase family protein: protein MGRKTISVDRFVETLRSFQNEPITRDRILNYLRETAVDRSSLDPFVHFLPDAYTRNLIHRDELMEVMAVCWGPGQRTVIHTHNGQLGWMSVERGALAVINYKWLGCNASDNQNVVGMDCLAGATELDIDRREVQECFPGGPVNTVDKVQTIHQVVVQGREPVISLHVYSQPIDSCVAFDLEKRTCYRRTLSFYSRYGQVSVKEGDLAPTPLRPSPAD, encoded by the coding sequence ATGGGCCGAAAGACGATTTCCGTCGACCGCTTCGTGGAGACCCTGCGCTCGTTCCAGAACGAGCCCATCACCCGCGACCGCATCCTCAACTATCTTCGGGAGACGGCGGTCGACCGTTCCTCCCTCGATCCCTTCGTGCACTTCCTCCCCGACGCCTATACCCGGAACCTGATCCACCGCGACGAGCTCATGGAGGTGATGGCCGTCTGCTGGGGGCCCGGGCAGCGCACCGTCATCCACACCCACAACGGACAGCTCGGGTGGATGAGCGTGGAGCGGGGGGCTCTGGCCGTCATCAACTACAAGTGGCTCGGCTGCAACGCGTCCGACAATCAGAACGTGGTCGGCATGGACTGTCTGGCGGGGGCCACCGAGCTGGACATCGACCGCCGCGAGGTGCAGGAGTGCTTTCCGGGCGGGCCTGTGAACACGGTGGACAAGGTCCAGACCATCCACCAGGTGGTGGTGCAGGGCCGGGAGCCGGTGATCTCCCTTCACGTCTATAGCCAGCCCATCGACTCCTGCGTGGCCTTCGACCTGGAGAAGCGGACCTGCTACCGGCGGACCCTCTCTTTCTACAGTCGTTACGGCCAAGTCTCGGTGAAAGAGGGCGACCTCGCGCCCACCCCCCTCCGCCCATCCCCCGCCGACTAG
- a CDS encoding GAF domain-containing protein: MAQILVIDDDPHVARALLEILGRHGFSGERAESGEQGLDRLSHDPFDLVLLDLRLPGMNGFETCLRLREAHGPSLPVVMLTAFGDAAALRQGYEAGADDFLQKPVDTAALILKVRAFLRIKGLHDEMLRNREEAQARARDLALLHEVGRDWSLIAEPEDFNRMVTQRLAALIHAPVCGIALYDPSTRTMGLALPVHGLGDEVARQLRYVMKPEYRSLWNFRNGRPYLSNRAASDPRLIPEMVELSGAESVVLVPMLSEGHVLGLLVAANKPGGFSDADAQILSIFAGPAATFLRSRQIFDRERRHAARLERLSALAGEMAAISGRARLIGLTVTRIQQDLPYERAAFYAPEERDGLRLEFESGPGLPGHPPPDPELLRWAARGTTPLRPHRSAFGLELAVPVRAGDHALGVLYLLRSSASPLDEEEVNLVSTLAGHLALALRRCESEAATEKMAQQMATLYDLGLETAALRDLRFLFVKATEEAGRLIRADHTSVFRLNEGEGTLRLFAAWRREPGADMEPEPVFLRGEGIAGRVARDRLPVLVNDTAGHEGFVPRSTPVARILCVPLTHYDRERETPAVFGVLNATRQPGSLPFGDDDLAYLTRFAGQLSIAVANAMAFAAEQERSEQLALVNALLREIAGNLSRDRILETAVRRIHEAFRYPLVSVLVPEPDSGLFRVASVACRDPRPEGWASYPLSHGTCGRALQEKRTILIPDVAREPGHVPWMPSMKSGLTVPILSGDEVVALLDLESDLVQAFDRGQIITLETLADGIGIILRNAELYHTLEETNAKLVELSRMKSELLNIVAHDFRAPLSGILGYAELLEWKPEAPPEDRVERAQAIIRSATHMANLMDKTLKTARLETGHFSFDFGLVDLVTKVLEVGRRFPEEPGHPLRVQAPEFPLPCWADGERVTEVLENLVANALKYSPGGGPIGLNVCAEGDTAVISVSDRGIGIAPTDIARLFRPFSRVRDQCTQGIEGFGLGLYICERIVRAHGGRLWVESTPGEGSTFSFSLPLFGAAAQTRAPLVLVATGDARTRRQVRRAAEELGYGIHEVADGVEAVEAAIRLVPSAIVLDRILPRLRAEEVAERLRDNDATVSLPLFALAAREDLGAQAALFRACVPKPLDPKVLTAALKSLGSRVPWSA, translated from the coding sequence ATGGCCCAGATCCTCGTCATCGACGACGATCCGCACGTGGCCCGCGCCCTTTTGGAAATCCTGGGCCGGCACGGGTTCTCGGGCGAGCGGGCGGAGTCGGGGGAGCAGGGCCTAGACCGCCTTTCCCACGACCCCTTCGATCTCGTGCTCCTCGACCTCCGGCTGCCAGGCATGAACGGCTTTGAGACCTGCCTGCGCTTGCGGGAGGCCCACGGACCCTCCCTGCCCGTGGTCATGCTCACCGCCTTCGGCGACGCGGCCGCCCTGAGACAGGGCTACGAGGCGGGGGCCGACGACTTCCTGCAGAAGCCGGTGGACACCGCCGCCCTCATCCTCAAGGTTCGGGCCTTCCTCCGCATCAAGGGCCTGCACGACGAGATGCTGCGGAACCGGGAGGAAGCCCAGGCCCGGGCTCGCGACCTGGCTCTGCTCCATGAGGTAGGCCGCGACTGGTCGCTCATTGCCGAGCCGGAAGACTTCAACCGGATGGTGACCCAGCGCTTGGCCGCGCTCATCCACGCCCCGGTGTGCGGGATCGCCCTCTATGACCCTTCCACGCGCACCATGGGCTTGGCTCTGCCCGTCCACGGACTGGGGGATGAGGTCGCGCGCCAGCTGCGCTACGTGATGAAGCCGGAGTACCGCAGCCTCTGGAACTTCCGCAACGGGCGTCCCTACCTCAGCAACCGCGCGGCGTCCGACCCCCGGCTGATCCCGGAGATGGTCGAGCTCTCGGGCGCGGAATCGGTGGTGCTGGTGCCCATGCTCTCGGAGGGGCACGTGCTGGGGCTGCTGGTGGCCGCGAACAAGCCGGGGGGGTTCAGCGATGCCGACGCCCAGATCCTCTCCATCTTCGCGGGGCCGGCGGCTACCTTCCTGCGCAGCCGGCAGATCTTCGACCGCGAGCGGCGGCACGCCGCCCGGCTGGAGCGCCTATCCGCGCTGGCGGGGGAGATGGCGGCCATCTCCGGGCGCGCGCGCCTCATCGGCCTCACCGTGACCCGCATCCAGCAGGATCTCCCCTATGAGCGGGCGGCTTTTTACGCCCCCGAGGAGAGGGACGGCCTGCGCCTGGAGTTCGAGTCGGGCCCGGGGCTCCCCGGGCACCCCCCTCCAGACCCGGAGCTGCTGCGCTGGGCGGCGCGGGGCACCACCCCCTTGCGTCCCCATAGGAGCGCTTTCGGCTTGGAGCTGGCGGTGCCGGTGCGGGCGGGGGATCACGCCCTGGGCGTCCTCTACCTGCTGCGCTCCTCGGCCTCTCCCCTCGACGAGGAGGAGGTGAATCTCGTCTCCACCTTGGCCGGCCACCTCGCCCTGGCCTTGCGCCGGTGCGAGAGCGAAGCCGCCACCGAGAAGATGGCCCAGCAAATGGCCACCCTCTATGACCTGGGGCTGGAGACAGCCGCCCTGCGCGACCTCCGCTTCCTCTTCGTCAAGGCCACGGAGGAGGCGGGTCGGCTCATACGCGCCGACCACACCTCGGTCTTCCGGCTGAACGAGGGGGAGGGCACCCTCCGCCTCTTCGCGGCCTGGAGGCGGGAGCCGGGTGCGGACATGGAGCCCGAGCCTGTCTTTCTGCGCGGGGAGGGGATCGCGGGGCGCGTGGCCCGGGACCGGTTGCCCGTCCTTGTAAACGACACCGCCGGGCACGAGGGCTTCGTGCCCCGGAGCACCCCCGTGGCCCGGATTCTCTGCGTGCCCCTGACCCATTACGACCGCGAGCGGGAGACCCCCGCCGTGTTCGGGGTGCTGAACGCGACCCGTCAGCCCGGCTCCCTGCCCTTCGGGGACGACGACCTGGCGTACCTGACCCGCTTCGCGGGCCAGCTCTCGATCGCGGTCGCCAACGCGATGGCCTTCGCGGCGGAGCAGGAGCGCAGCGAGCAGCTCGCCCTCGTGAACGCCCTCCTGCGCGAGATCGCGGGGAACCTCTCCCGCGACCGGATCCTGGAGACGGCGGTGCGACGCATCCACGAGGCTTTCCGCTACCCCCTGGTCTCCGTGCTCGTGCCCGAACCCGACTCCGGGCTGTTCCGGGTGGCGTCGGTGGCTTGCCGCGACCCCCGGCCCGAGGGCTGGGCCAGCTATCCCCTGTCCCACGGGACCTGCGGGCGCGCCCTGCAGGAGAAGCGGACCATCCTCATCCCCGACGTGGCGCGGGAGCCCGGTCACGTCCCCTGGATGCCGTCCATGAAGAGCGGGCTGACCGTGCCCATCCTCTCCGGGGACGAGGTGGTGGCCCTCCTGGACCTGGAGAGCGACCTCGTCCAGGCCTTCGACCGGGGCCAGATCATCACGCTGGAAACCCTGGCCGACGGGATCGGCATCATCCTCCGCAACGCCGAGCTCTACCACACCCTCGAAGAGACCAACGCCAAACTGGTGGAGCTGAGCCGCATGAAGAGCGAGCTCCTCAACATCGTGGCCCACGACTTTAGGGCCCCCCTCTCGGGGATCCTCGGCTATGCGGAGCTCCTGGAGTGGAAGCCGGAGGCCCCCCCCGAGGACCGCGTGGAGCGGGCGCAGGCCATCATCCGCTCCGCCACCCACATGGCCAACCTCATGGACAAGACGTTGAAGACCGCGCGCCTGGAGACGGGCCACTTCTCGTTCGACTTCGGCCTCGTGGATCTCGTGACCAAGGTGCTGGAGGTGGGGAGGCGCTTCCCGGAAGAGCCCGGCCACCCGCTGCGCGTGCAGGCCCCGGAGTTCCCGCTCCCCTGCTGGGCGGACGGGGAACGGGTGACGGAGGTGCTGGAGAACCTGGTCGCCAACGCGTTGAAGTACTCGCCGGGGGGCGGGCCCATCGGCCTCAACGTGTGCGCGGAGGGGGACACCGCCGTGATCAGCGTGTCCGACCGGGGGATCGGGATCGCCCCCACCGACATCGCCCGACTGTTCCGGCCCTTCTCGCGCGTCCGCGACCAGTGCACCCAGGGCATCGAAGGGTTCGGGCTCGGCCTCTACATCTGCGAGCGGATCGTGAGGGCGCACGGCGGTCGCCTGTGGGTGGAGAGCACGCCCGGGGAGGGCTCTACGTTCTCCTTCTCCCTCCCCCTCTTCGGGGCCGCCGCCCAGACCCGGGCTCCCCTCGTGCTCGTGGCCACGGGGGACGCACGCACCCGGCGGCAGGTCCGGCGGGCCGCGGAGGAGCTCGGCTACGGCATTCACGAGGTCGCGGACGGGGTGGAGGCGGTCGAAGCCGCCATCCGCCTGGTCCCCTCCGCGATCGTGCTGGACCGCATCCTGCCCCGACTCCGGGCCGAGGAGGTGGCCGAGCGGCTGCGGGACAACGACGCCACCGTCTCCCTTCCGCTCTTTGCCCTGGCTGCCCGCGAAGACCTGGGTGCCCAGGCGGCTCTGTTCCGGGCCTGCGTGCCCAAGCCCCTGGACCCCAAGGTCCTGACCGCGGCCCTGAAGAGCCTGGGGAGCCGAGTTCCCTGGAGCGCCTGA